A window of the Bacillus sp. A301a_S52 genome harbors these coding sequences:
- a CDS encoding methyl-accepting chemotaxis protein, which yields MKRKSSIQKKILIFVPVVIVAIVTLSLFSYFFAESQLQAQISEKMGHLSSEVVNDIDRQLISHQRLGESLSSIAGANGTDFSHDDYRALFERMLPLNEDTFGMGVWFEPYAHDSDTEYMGPYAYKDDENVVFTDEYETAEYDYPSHEWYISGAEAGEVSWTEPYFDEALDTTLITTSIPFYSHTGSLAGVISSDIDIGNLQTIVETIDTGTESGETFLLGSGEEFIVHPDGGTQLEVTVADDGELSSLHDAMATQASGVHTVALSSGDAHVYYEHIPRTDWTLGLVIPDDEAYAALNQLLLQIIIVSVVIILVFVMIALIIAKKITKPVKQLNDEVSKVASGDLSVHLEPSTSDEIGELTDNFNGMVKNIRELVTSVKTSIHTVADSTEQLSAVSEETTASSEEINRAMSDAANGASEAANHAESTNEQTASLSEQLTNLVKQTNQLKGFSGDVQSLNEQGLTQMGLLKEKSTASKNVVMSVETVIQKLSAKMTEIGTIVNTISDISEQTNLLALNASIEAARAGEQGKGFAVVADEVRKLAEQTSQATENISHTIKKVQSESKDAEKQISSSREMSEAQNKAAEDSSQLFETISEKNDQMIKAIGEIGKDIDNIDSYKDNVVESISHIAAILQESAAASEEVSASTEEQLKALRTITTSAENLQESGETLEKLIQRFSTERHESVEDDVEETP from the coding sequence ATGAAGAGGAAAAGCAGTATCCAAAAGAAGATACTCATCTTTGTGCCGGTAGTGATTGTTGCCATCGTCACACTATCATTATTCAGTTATTTTTTTGCTGAATCGCAATTACAAGCTCAAATTTCAGAAAAAATGGGCCATTTATCAAGTGAGGTCGTTAATGATATAGATAGACAATTAATTAGTCACCAACGTCTCGGAGAATCGTTAAGTTCTATAGCTGGAGCTAATGGAACAGATTTTTCTCATGACGATTATCGTGCGTTATTTGAACGAATGCTTCCGTTAAATGAGGACACATTTGGGATGGGGGTATGGTTTGAGCCTTACGCCCATGATTCAGATACAGAGTACATGGGTCCATATGCCTATAAAGATGATGAGAACGTCGTTTTTACAGATGAATATGAAACGGCAGAATATGATTATCCAAGCCATGAGTGGTATATATCGGGAGCAGAAGCGGGGGAGGTCTCATGGACTGAGCCTTATTTCGATGAGGCCCTTGATACAACGCTCATTACGACAAGTATTCCATTCTATTCGCATACAGGGTCACTGGCTGGTGTGATATCCAGTGATATTGATATAGGGAACTTACAAACGATTGTTGAAACGATTGATACAGGCACTGAGAGCGGCGAGACATTTTTGCTAGGATCTGGTGAGGAGTTCATTGTTCATCCTGATGGGGGGACACAATTAGAGGTGACAGTGGCTGATGATGGGGAACTTTCTTCTCTTCACGATGCGATGGCAACCCAAGCCTCAGGCGTCCACACCGTTGCCTTAAGCTCTGGTGATGCTCACGTCTATTATGAACATATCCCACGAACAGACTGGACGCTAGGGCTTGTTATTCCAGACGATGAAGCCTATGCGGCGTTAAATCAGTTACTTTTACAAATCATTATCGTCTCAGTTGTCATCATTTTGGTGTTTGTGATGATTGCACTTATAATAGCGAAGAAAATTACGAAACCAGTAAAACAGCTTAATGATGAAGTAAGTAAAGTAGCTTCAGGAGATTTATCAGTGCACCTTGAGCCGTCAACGTCAGATGAAATTGGCGAATTGACGGACAACTTTAACGGGATGGTTAAAAACATTAGAGAACTCGTTACATCTGTTAAAACGTCTATTCATACTGTGGCAGATTCTACAGAACAATTGAGTGCTGTATCGGAAGAAACAACCGCATCAAGTGAGGAAATTAATCGGGCAATGAGCGATGCAGCTAATGGGGCATCAGAAGCGGCGAACCATGCTGAGAGTACTAATGAACAAACGGCATCCTTGTCTGAGCAATTGACTAATTTAGTTAAACAAACGAACCAATTAAAAGGGTTCTCAGGGGATGTGCAATCCCTAAATGAGCAAGGGCTGACCCAAATGGGACTTTTGAAAGAAAAATCTACCGCATCAAAAAATGTGGTCATGTCTGTGGAAACCGTCATTCAAAAGTTATCAGCTAAAATGACGGAAATAGGGACCATTGTCAATACCATCAGTGACATTTCTGAACAAACGAATTTACTGGCGTTAAATGCATCTATTGAGGCAGCCAGAGCAGGAGAACAAGGTAAAGGGTTTGCGGTAGTAGCTGATGAAGTGAGAAAGCTTGCAGAACAAACATCTCAAGCGACAGAAAATATTAGTCACACAATTAAAAAGGTGCAGTCTGAATCGAAGGACGCTGAGAAACAAATCTCATCATCAAGGGAAATGTCAGAAGCTCAAAATAAAGCGGCGGAAGACTCCTCCCAGCTTTTCGAAACGATATCTGAGAAAAATGACCAAATGATTAAGGCAATTGGGGAAATTGGTAAAGATATTGATAACATTGATTCCTATAAAGACAATGTCGTCGAATCCATTAGTCATATTGCAGCTATTTTACAAGAGAGTGCGGCAGCCTCTGAAGAAGTTAGCGCATCTACTGAGGAGCAATTAAAAGCATTACGAACAATCACCACATCAGCGGAAAATCTCCAGGAATCTGGTGAAACCCTTGAAAAACTGATTCAACGATTCTCAACGGAACGTCATGAATCAGTGGAAG
- a CDS encoding ABC transporter ATP-binding protein — protein MLARFFSYYKPYKGLFILDFSCAVFVGLLELAFPLAVNQVIDRLLPEGNWLIIFWACVGLLFIYALNTAMHYVVTYWGHMLGINIETDMRRKLFKHMQKLSFGYFDNSKTGHSISRLTKDLEEIGEVAHHGPEDVFVAVMTLVGSLAIMMTINWRLALIIFTVVPLIVIFAIYFNKKMTHTFRRMFKDVADINARVEDSIGGIRVVKAFANEKYEQTQFAKNNAQYRQTKLASYKIMAQNVTANYMLMRLVTLLTLMFGTWFVIGGNLTYGEFVAYILLTNILINPIQKINAVIESYPKGIAGFKRYTEVIDLQPDISDAEDAIEADLNGHITYSNVTFGYKGLENVLNGINLSIAAGETVAFVGPSGAGKTTLCSLLPRFYDVDEGAITIDGIDIRNIKQESLRSQIGIVQQDVFLFSGSIKENIAYGNLMATDGEIMEAARKARLDDFIESQPDGLETIIGERGVKLSGGQKQRLSIARMFLKNPPILILDEATSALDTETEIAIQKSLTELSKGRTTLVIAHRLATIKHADRIVVVTKEGIAEQGHHDELIHSDGVYSRLHHAQFS, from the coding sequence TTGCTTGCTCGTTTCTTTTCTTATTACAAGCCTTATAAGGGGCTATTTATTTTAGATTTTTCCTGTGCTGTATTCGTTGGATTGCTAGAACTTGCTTTTCCTCTTGCGGTTAACCAAGTCATTGATCGGCTTTTACCTGAGGGAAACTGGCTAATTATATTCTGGGCGTGTGTCGGGTTACTATTTATCTATGCTTTAAATACGGCGATGCATTACGTTGTCACGTATTGGGGACACATGTTAGGCATTAATATTGAGACGGATATGCGGAGGAAGTTGTTTAAACATATGCAAAAGCTGTCTTTCGGTTACTTTGATAATAGTAAGACAGGGCACTCAATTTCTCGACTAACAAAGGATTTAGAGGAAATTGGTGAAGTGGCCCATCATGGTCCTGAAGATGTCTTCGTCGCTGTAATGACGTTAGTCGGCTCATTAGCGATAATGATGACAATAAATTGGAGACTTGCGCTCATTATTTTTACTGTGGTACCGTTAATCGTTATTTTTGCCATCTACTTTAACAAAAAAATGACGCACACATTCCGACGTATGTTCAAGGATGTAGCGGATATTAATGCGAGAGTGGAGGATAGTATCGGTGGTATTCGCGTTGTTAAAGCATTCGCTAATGAAAAGTATGAACAAACACAGTTTGCCAAAAATAATGCGCAATATCGTCAAACGAAGCTCGCTTCCTATAAAATAATGGCTCAAAATGTCACAGCTAACTATATGCTTATGAGGCTTGTTACCTTACTTACATTAATGTTTGGTACGTGGTTTGTTATTGGTGGTAACTTAACATACGGTGAGTTTGTGGCCTATATTTTATTAACAAATATTTTAATTAACCCTATTCAAAAAATTAACGCGGTTATTGAAAGTTATCCTAAAGGTATCGCGGGGTTTAAACGCTATACAGAAGTGATTGACTTACAGCCTGATATTTCGGATGCAGAGGACGCGATAGAGGCTGATTTAAATGGCCATATTACGTATTCGAATGTCACCTTTGGTTATAAAGGCTTGGAGAACGTGCTTAACGGCATTAACTTATCCATTGCAGCCGGTGAAACTGTCGCATTTGTCGGACCTTCAGGAGCAGGAAAAACGACACTGTGTAGTCTTCTTCCTCGCTTTTATGATGTAGATGAAGGGGCTATTACAATTGATGGCATTGATATCCGTAACATTAAGCAAGAGTCATTGCGGAGCCAAATTGGGATTGTTCAACAGGACGTCTTCCTATTTTCAGGAAGTATTAAAGAGAACATTGCTTACGGAAACTTGATGGCAACAGATGGGGAGATCATGGAAGCGGCTCGGAAGGCTCGTCTTGATGACTTTATTGAAAGTCAGCCAGATGGGTTAGAGACGATCATCGGTGAGCGGGGGGTTAAGCTTTCTGGAGGACAAAAGCAACGTTTATCGATCGCTCGAATGTTTTTAAAAAACCCACCTATCCTCATTCTGGATGAGGCAACCTCGGCGTTGGATACAGAAACAGAAATTGCGATTCAAAAGTCATTAACGGAACTATCAAAAGGACGAACGACATTGGTGATCGCTCATCGGCTAGCAACGATTAAACATGCGGACCGCATCGTTGTGGTGACGAAAGAGGGAATTGCTGAACAAGGCCATCATGATGAATTAATACATTCAGATGGCGTTTACAGCCGCTTGCACCACGCCCAATTCAGTTAA
- a CDS encoding IS1182 family transposase, protein MFKDYNMNQVILPIDLAYKLQENDIAFAVNDLVESIPDEAFNCFYRKTGYPAYHPKMMLKIILCAYTQSVFSGRKIEALLKDSIRMMWLAQGYEPSYRTINRFRVDPDVADLLRQCFIQFRSQLVQKEMIDNDAIFIDGTKIEANANKLTFVWKKSVERYSAGLVEKSNQLYKELLEQDILPAIEQDNLDELSTEELNEIVEKLDERIEEYDNQIEASKDTKVRKQLRSERKTPKQYRKRFKDFVVRKQKYKRDLAILGERNSYSKTDHDATFMRMKDDYMKNGQLKAGYNLQIATEGQYTLAYDIFPNPTDTRTFIPFLNRIEKGFFSLPSYIVADAGYGSEQNYDDILNNRQRTPLITYGMYRKEKKKAYRQHAFNLSNWPYDQENDTFVCPNGKNVTFQYWSKKKDKAGFQRTFKVYECEDCGGCPLRPQCTKAKEGNNRKVYYNEKWENQKAYIREVLSETKKGDIYGKRKVDVEPVFGFLKANLRFTRMSVRGKDKVQNEIGFALMAVNLRKYTVRQSHQSSLLHKNGPIYRMTIIRTVFYLI, encoded by the coding sequence ATGTTTAAAGATTATAACATGAATCAAGTCATTTTGCCGATAGATTTAGCCTATAAATTACAGGAAAATGATATTGCTTTTGCAGTGAATGATTTGGTGGAGTCTATTCCTGATGAAGCTTTTAATTGTTTTTATCGTAAGACGGGCTATCCAGCTTATCATCCGAAGATGATGTTGAAAATCATTTTGTGTGCGTATACCCAGTCTGTGTTTTCCGGAAGAAAAATTGAAGCTTTATTAAAAGACAGTATACGCATGATGTGGCTGGCTCAAGGGTATGAACCAAGTTATCGGACCATTAATCGGTTCAGAGTTGATCCTGATGTGGCGGATTTGCTTCGCCAGTGTTTTATTCAATTCAGATCTCAGCTTGTTCAAAAAGAAATGATTGATAACGACGCTATTTTTATTGATGGTACAAAGATTGAAGCCAATGCCAATAAATTGACGTTTGTCTGGAAAAAATCCGTTGAAAGATACAGCGCCGGTTTAGTGGAGAAATCCAATCAGCTCTATAAGGAACTTCTGGAACAAGATATTTTGCCTGCTATTGAACAGGATAACTTGGATGAACTGTCTACCGAAGAGCTGAATGAGATCGTCGAGAAACTGGACGAACGCATTGAAGAATATGATAACCAGATTGAAGCATCTAAAGACACAAAGGTGCGAAAACAACTCCGATCAGAACGGAAAACTCCCAAACAGTACCGTAAAAGGTTCAAGGATTTTGTGGTCCGTAAACAAAAATATAAACGTGACCTTGCAATCTTGGGAGAGCGAAACAGTTACTCCAAGACAGATCATGACGCGACGTTTATGCGCATGAAAGATGACTACATGAAAAATGGGCAACTGAAAGCCGGCTATAATCTCCAAATTGCGACTGAAGGCCAGTACACACTCGCTTATGACATCTTCCCAAACCCTACTGATACCCGGACTTTTATCCCTTTTTTGAACAGAATTGAAAAAGGCTTCTTTTCGTTGCCTTCGTATATTGTCGCCGATGCCGGTTATGGTAGTGAACAGAATTATGACGACATCTTAAATAACCGCCAACGGACACCTCTCATCACCTACGGTATGTATCGTAAAGAGAAGAAAAAAGCGTACAGGCAACATGCTTTTAATTTAAGTAATTGGCCGTATGATCAGGAGAACGACACGTTTGTCTGTCCCAATGGTAAGAATGTGACATTTCAGTATTGGTCCAAGAAAAAAGATAAAGCCGGCTTTCAACGCACGTTTAAAGTGTATGAATGTGAAGATTGTGGCGGGTGTCCTTTGCGACCACAATGCACAAAGGCCAAAGAGGGAAATAACCGGAAGGTTTATTATAATGAGAAATGGGAGAACCAGAAAGCCTATATTCGAGAAGTGCTTTCGGAAACGAAAAAAGGTGATATCTACGGCAAACGTAAAGTTGATGTAGAGCCAGTCTTCGGATTTCTGAAGGCTAATTTGCGTTTCACCCGGATGTCGGTGAGAGGTAAAGACAAGGTTCAAAATGAAATAGGGTTCGCACTTATGGCGGTGAACTTGAGGAAGTATACCGTCAGACAATCTCATCAATCATCTTTACTACACAAAAACGGTCCGATTTATCGAATGACGATAATTCGGACCGTCTTTTACTTAATTTGA
- a CDS encoding CocE/NonD family hydrolase, with product MVFNIKDSQKRRVKTDYPREIEKKEHSWIPLSDGRKLAATIWLPVDADENPVPAILEYIPYRKNDFTAIRDSVRHPYFAGHGYASIRVDIGGTGDSDGYLKDEYLKQEQDDALEVLSWIEQQAWSTGAVGMIGKSWGGFNSLQVAARQHPALKAIITLCSTDDRYADDVHYRGGNVLASDMLWWASTMFAYNARPQDPEVVGEAWKENWLERLEKTPPFVEEWLRHQRRDDYWKHGSVCENIEDITIPVFAVSGWQDGYTDAVFRLLQDLPGESKGLVGPWAHEYPEVATPEPAIGFLQECLRWWDHWLKGEGTGIMKEPKLTSWIQNSEKPQVTYEERPGKWVADNSWPSEHVTNRAYWLWNEKLGKAPVGKNEKTLIPSVQEHGFYSGVFCPFGQPGDLPADQRLENGKAVIFTSDPLEETIELLGHPKFYADLSSDQEDAFIAVRLMDKAPTGESTLISWGMLNLTHRHSHEYPEKLVKGQRYKVEVKLDALGQQIPKGHRIEIAVAPTYWPSAWPSPKPVNLTLYSGEATRLELPVRSPQQQDETAGDFDAPETAPVMEREIIRKEKRTRQVIHEPVTGEWTLSDYSDEGERRLPESGLQYGSVNKNVWSIREGDPLSARNRCEWELTIGRGHWQTKVQTYSDMWSDETTFYLVNKLVAFEGDKEIFSKTWETEIDRDHV from the coding sequence GTGGTTTTTAACATTAAAGATTCGCAAAAACGACGGGTGAAAACAGACTACCCCCGAGAGATAGAGAAAAAGGAGCATAGTTGGATTCCTTTGTCAGACGGGAGGAAGCTAGCTGCTACAATATGGTTGCCGGTAGATGCTGATGAGAACCCTGTTCCAGCTATTTTGGAATACATTCCCTACAGAAAAAACGACTTTACCGCTATTCGTGATTCTGTTAGACACCCTTATTTTGCAGGGCACGGCTATGCCAGTATTCGTGTGGATATTGGCGGAACCGGTGATTCAGATGGCTATTTAAAAGATGAATATTTAAAGCAAGAACAAGATGACGCCTTAGAAGTGCTCAGCTGGATTGAACAACAAGCATGGAGTACTGGTGCAGTAGGTATGATCGGAAAATCTTGGGGTGGATTTAATAGTCTACAAGTGGCCGCACGCCAGCACCCGGCCCTTAAAGCGATTATCACCCTTTGTTCAACAGACGATCGTTATGCGGATGATGTCCATTATCGTGGTGGTAATGTCCTTGCTTCAGATATGCTTTGGTGGGCATCCACAATGTTTGCCTATAATGCTCGTCCTCAAGATCCAGAGGTAGTTGGTGAAGCCTGGAAAGAAAATTGGCTCGAACGCTTGGAGAAAACACCACCTTTTGTAGAAGAGTGGTTGCGTCACCAGAGACGGGATGATTATTGGAAACATGGTTCTGTCTGTGAGAACATTGAGGATATTACGATACCGGTCTTCGCTGTGAGTGGCTGGCAAGATGGGTACACAGATGCTGTTTTTCGGCTTCTACAAGATTTACCTGGTGAGAGTAAAGGTTTAGTTGGTCCTTGGGCCCATGAATACCCGGAAGTAGCAACACCAGAACCGGCAATTGGATTTTTGCAGGAGTGTCTTCGTTGGTGGGATCACTGGTTAAAAGGTGAGGGTACTGGCATTATGAAAGAACCTAAGCTTACCTCATGGATTCAAAATAGCGAAAAACCACAAGTCACGTATGAGGAACGGCCAGGGAAATGGGTCGCAGATAATAGTTGGCCTTCTGAACATGTGACTAACCGTGCGTACTGGTTATGGAACGAGAAACTTGGGAAAGCCCCAGTGGGAAAAAATGAAAAGACGCTCATCCCGAGCGTGCAGGAACATGGCTTTTATTCAGGGGTATTTTGTCCATTCGGACAGCCTGGTGATTTACCAGCAGATCAGCGGTTGGAAAATGGGAAAGCTGTGATTTTTACATCTGACCCCTTGGAAGAGACAATAGAGCTGTTAGGCCACCCAAAATTTTATGCGGACCTGTCGTCTGATCAAGAAGATGCTTTCATTGCGGTTCGGTTGATGGATAAAGCGCCAACAGGAGAATCTACGTTAATAAGCTGGGGTATGCTTAATTTGACACATCGCCATTCTCATGAGTATCCGGAAAAATTAGTAAAGGGACAACGTTATAAAGTAGAGGTGAAGCTGGATGCTCTAGGCCAGCAAATACCGAAAGGCCACCGTATTGAAATAGCGGTAGCCCCTACTTATTGGCCGTCGGCGTGGCCATCACCAAAACCAGTGAATTTAACCTTATATAGTGGGGAGGCTACCCGTCTAGAGCTGCCTGTGAGATCACCTCAGCAGCAAGATGAAACAGCCGGCGACTTTGATGCTCCGGAAACGGCTCCTGTTATGGAACGGGAGATTATCCGAAAAGAAAAGCGGACGAGGCAGGTGATCCATGAACCGGTAACAGGAGAATGGACACTTAGTGACTACTCGGATGAAGGCGAACGTCGTTTACCAGAGAGTGGCCTCCAATATGGTAGTGTTAATAAAAATGTATGGTCCATTCGCGAAGGGGACCCTCTGTCTGCACGTAATCGCTGTGAATGGGAACTGACCATCGGCCGCGGACACTGGCAGACGAAGGTGCAAACTTACAGTGACATGTGGAGCGATGAGACGACCTTCTATCTTGTTAATAAGTTAGTAGCTTTTGAAGGAGATAAAGAGATTTTCTCAAAAACATGGGAGACAGAGATTGACAGGGACCATGTTTAA
- a CDS encoding TetR/AcrR family transcriptional regulator, with product MVKGKKEIQRARMWRYFLDAATDVIEEEGIQNVTIRKIADRAGYTSSTAYNYFKDLSHLKFFAAMRFTTDYLNELPDYMAKGKNTVDKWLYAWECFCKHSFEQPEIYSVIFMGNLGVEPEELLDHYYDVYKDDLSGLPETIQAIIMQHNFSTRSAQFIQGAVEEGFIKQEDVTLIADMTLMIWKGMMNTYMNHRRTDTKQEAADRTVHFVQQCVIRSIEPSRRDELAFKL from the coding sequence ATGGTAAAGGGGAAAAAGGAAATTCAACGGGCTCGTATGTGGCGGTATTTCCTTGATGCTGCAACGGACGTGATTGAAGAAGAAGGGATTCAAAACGTCACTATTCGTAAAATTGCAGATCGAGCAGGCTATACGAGTTCCACAGCCTACAATTATTTTAAAGATCTCTCTCATTTAAAATTTTTCGCAGCGATGCGCTTTACGACGGATTATTTAAATGAGTTGCCAGATTATATGGCGAAGGGGAAAAATACAGTCGATAAGTGGCTGTATGCATGGGAGTGCTTTTGCAAGCATTCCTTTGAACAGCCAGAGATTTATTCTGTCATATTTATGGGGAATCTCGGTGTAGAACCAGAGGAGCTTCTTGATCATTATTATGATGTTTATAAAGATGATTTAAGCGGGCTACCGGAAACGATTCAAGCTATCATTATGCAGCACAACTTCTCTACGCGCAGCGCCCAATTTATACAAGGGGCTGTGGAGGAAGGCTTTATTAAACAAGAGGATGTCACACTTATTGCTGATATGACGCTGATGATATGGAAAGGTATGATGAATACCTATATGAATCATCGACGGACGGACACGAAACAAGAAGCTGCAGATCGTACTGTCCATTTTGTTCAACAATGTGTGATCCGGTCAATTGAACCGTCGAGGCGTGATGAATTGGCATTTAAACTGTAA
- a CDS encoding BCCT family transporter: protein MTYSKVEKSIFWPSLLLILGVTVLLVIFRQDAGPTLESWLEQITYRLDWAFELLTIGLFIILLWLMLGRYSRVKLGGVDDQPEFSRFSWGGMLFSASMGTSIMFWSIVEPLYYYTWPPFGLEAESHAAAEYAVSYGLFHWGISAWALYALPAVVMAYSFYVLKNPSLKISSACRGVLGKHADGFIGKAIDVLVIWSMIGGLGTSLGLGVPMVSAVLGNLVGVEPSLTLNIVIIIIWTFIFSTSAYFGLYKGIRKLSDLNIYMALGLAVFVIIAGPTLFILSYFTNSLGVMLDNFLLMSLYTDPINQSGFPQAWTVFYWAWFAATAPFIGIFVARISKGRTLRELVFNVLLWGSLGSWLYFGVFGGYAMDLQLSGTLDLIGIQAESGDPSVIVAVLNSLPMPVLVSTFFVILGLIFLATSLDSASYVIASVATEELGPDSQPARWHRLMWGILLSALAISLTMTGGLNVVQTSSVLVAIPVLLMYILMTVSLIKWLKKNEDKHVYHR, encoded by the coding sequence ATGACTTATTCAAAGGTGGAAAAGTCCATTTTTTGGCCCTCATTATTATTAATCTTAGGTGTCACGGTGCTCCTCGTTATTTTTAGACAAGATGCCGGACCTACCTTAGAATCATGGCTTGAGCAAATTACGTATCGTTTAGATTGGGCGTTCGAACTTTTAACAATTGGGTTATTCATTATTTTATTATGGTTGATGTTAGGAAGATACAGCCGAGTTAAGCTTGGTGGTGTGGATGATCAGCCCGAGTTTTCCAGGTTCAGCTGGGGAGGTATGTTGTTCTCTGCAAGTATGGGAACGAGTATTATGTTCTGGTCCATTGTTGAACCACTCTATTACTACACGTGGCCGCCATTTGGTCTGGAAGCAGAATCACATGCAGCTGCGGAGTATGCAGTCAGTTATGGATTATTTCATTGGGGGATTTCAGCATGGGCGTTATATGCGTTACCAGCTGTCGTTATGGCTTACAGCTTTTATGTGCTAAAAAATCCGTCATTAAAAATCAGTTCTGCCTGCCGAGGTGTGCTTGGAAAACATGCAGATGGCTTTATTGGAAAAGCCATTGATGTTCTCGTCATTTGGAGTATGATAGGTGGATTAGGGACATCACTTGGTTTAGGTGTACCGATGGTGTCTGCTGTTCTCGGAAATTTAGTAGGGGTTGAACCCTCATTAACATTGAATATTGTGATTATTATCATTTGGACGTTTATTTTTAGTACGAGTGCTTATTTTGGGCTCTATAAAGGGATTCGTAAATTAAGCGATTTGAATATTTATATGGCGCTTGGATTAGCTGTTTTTGTCATTATTGCAGGTCCGACGCTCTTTATCCTATCTTATTTTACGAATAGTCTCGGTGTCATGCTCGATAACTTTTTGTTGATGAGTTTGTATACAGATCCGATTAACCAAAGCGGATTTCCACAAGCGTGGACGGTCTTTTATTGGGCTTGGTTTGCGGCTACGGCTCCGTTCATTGGGATTTTCGTAGCGAGAATTTCGAAAGGAAGAACACTACGGGAGCTTGTATTTAACGTGCTCTTATGGGGATCGTTAGGCAGCTGGTTATACTTCGGCGTTTTCGGTGGCTATGCTATGGATTTACAGCTATCAGGTACGTTAGATTTAATAGGCATTCAAGCAGAATCAGGTGATCCGTCCGTCATTGTGGCCGTGTTAAATTCCTTACCAATGCCCGTACTCGTGTCTACGTTCTTTGTAATTCTCGGCTTAATATTTTTAGCTACGTCGCTTGACTCTGCCAGTTATGTTATTGCAAGTGTGGCCACTGAAGAGTTGGGGCCTGATTCTCAGCCAGCGCGCTGGCACCGTCTTATGTGGGGTATTCTGTTATCGGCTTTAGCCATTAGTCTTACGATGACAGGCGGATTAAATGTCGTTCAAACATCTTCTGTTCTTGTGGCGATACCTGTGCTACTTATGTATATTCTTATGACCGTCTCCTTGATAAAATGGTTAAAGAAGAATGAAGATAAACACGTTTATCACAGATAA
- a CDS encoding GNAT family N-acetyltransferase, with protein MIETKRLLIRPFVSDDQPALYAIFSDKETMTYYPSPFNVAKTRSWIERNQQRYVEDGFGLWAVVLKETNEVIGDCGLVLQTVGGTIEVEIGYHISKHYWGKGYATEAATACQHYGVSTLKLSRLISIIDPANIPSVRVAEKTGLTFEKEAYVFQKWHHIYAVQAPGFT; from the coding sequence ATGATAGAAACTAAAAGGCTCTTGATAAGGCCGTTCGTAAGTGATGACCAGCCAGCTTTATATGCTATCTTTTCGGATAAAGAAACCATGACCTACTACCCGAGTCCTTTTAATGTTGCCAAAACACGAAGCTGGATAGAACGGAATCAACAAAGATATGTGGAAGACGGGTTCGGATTATGGGCTGTGGTATTAAAAGAAACGAATGAGGTGATTGGAGACTGTGGTCTCGTATTACAAACCGTTGGTGGCACTATAGAAGTGGAGATCGGCTACCATATATCCAAGCATTATTGGGGGAAAGGCTACGCTACGGAAGCGGCAACAGCATGTCAACATTACGGGGTTTCGACTTTAAAACTGTCTAGACTCATTAGTATCATCGATCCAGCAAACATTCCTTCTGTTCGGGTAGCTGAAAAGACAGGACTGACATTTGAAAAAGAAGCGTATGTGTTTCAGAAATGGCATCATATTTACGCTGTTCAAGCTCCAGGGTTTACTTGA